The following are encoded in a window of Lichenicola cladoniae genomic DNA:
- a CDS encoding SDR family oxidoreductase, translating to MAHQISSDDRPAGRTRTVLVTGSAHGIGAGIVRRLLRDGWTVYGLDREPQNPDIDDTGRFRPIQADIAAEADILAACAQIGQEAGRLHGLVSNAGIMIRKPLAQLTLADWTRVLATNLTSLFLLAREASPLMQGTVADGTHDQAAIVSIASTRAHMSEPDTEAYAAAKGGLVALSHALAVSLGPRIRVNCISPGWIDVADEALRPEDHAQHPVGRVGVPEDIASLAAWLLGPESGFVTGAEFISDGGMTRKMVYAT from the coding sequence TTGGCACACCAAATTTCATCAGACGACCGGCCGGCCGGTCGGACGCGGACGGTGCTGGTGACAGGCTCCGCGCACGGGATCGGTGCCGGCATCGTCCGGCGTCTGCTGCGCGACGGCTGGACCGTCTACGGCCTGGATCGCGAGCCGCAAAATCCAGACATCGACGATACCGGCCGCTTCCGTCCGATCCAGGCGGACATCGCTGCGGAAGCCGATATTCTTGCAGCCTGCGCGCAGATCGGCCAGGAGGCCGGGCGCCTGCACGGGCTGGTCAGCAATGCCGGCATCATGATCCGCAAGCCCCTCGCCCAGCTGACCCTCGCGGACTGGACCCGAGTGCTGGCGACCAACCTCACCAGCCTGTTCCTGCTGGCTCGCGAGGCCAGTCCCCTGATGCAGGGCACGGTCGCCGACGGCACACATGACCAGGCGGCCATCGTATCCATCGCGTCGACCCGGGCGCACATGTCCGAGCCGGATACCGAGGCCTATGCCGCCGCCAAGGGCGGGCTGGTCGCCCTGTCCCATGCGCTGGCCGTCAGCCTCGGGCCGCGCATCAGGGTGAACTGCATCAGTCCCGGTTGGATCGACGTGGCGGATGAGGCGCTTCGCCCGGAAGATCACGCCCAGCACCCGGTCGGCCGCGTCGGCGTGCCGGAGGATATCGCCAGCCTGGCCGCGTGGCTGCTCGGTCCCGAAAGCGGGTTCGTCACCGGGGCGGAGTTCATCAGCGACGGCGGCATGACCAGGAAGATGGTCTATGCGACGTGA
- a CDS encoding response regulator → MEQLPHILIVDDDREIRDLLARFLERNRFRVTAARDGREARRAWTNGHYQLVVLDLMLPGESGLDLARWMRGQGNVPIIMLTAMGDETDRIIGLELGADDYLPKPFNPRELMARMRAVMRRTAERDERKPDSESRVLRFAGWTLEPLRRRLLNPDGAEVPLTGGEYELLVALLDRANRVLTRDMLLDLLRGRQAGPFDRAIDVAISRLRRKLEDDGRNAQVIKTVRGGGYVLAADVERV, encoded by the coding sequence ATGGAACAGCTTCCACACATCCTCATCGTCGACGACGACCGCGAAATCCGCGATCTTCTTGCCCGTTTCCTCGAGCGGAACCGCTTTCGCGTCACTGCCGCGCGTGACGGGCGCGAGGCGCGCCGGGCCTGGACCAACGGCCATTACCAGCTGGTGGTGCTCGACCTGATGCTGCCGGGAGAGAGCGGCCTCGACCTGGCGCGCTGGATGCGCGGCCAGGGCAACGTGCCGATCATCATGCTGACCGCGATGGGCGACGAGACCGACCGCATCATCGGGCTGGAGCTCGGCGCGGACGACTACCTGCCCAAGCCGTTCAATCCGCGCGAGCTGATGGCCCGGATGCGCGCCGTCATGCGACGCACCGCCGAGCGCGACGAGCGCAAGCCGGACAGCGAGTCGCGCGTCCTGCGCTTCGCCGGCTGGACCCTGGAGCCGTTGCGAAGGCGCCTGCTCAACCCGGATGGCGCGGAGGTGCCGCTGACCGGCGGCGAATACGAGCTGCTGGTGGCGCTGCTCGACCGCGCCAACCGGGTCCTGACCCGCGACATGCTGCTGGACCTGCTGCGCGGGCGGCAGGCCGGCCCGTTCGACCGCGCCATCGACGTCGCCATATCCCGCCTGCGCCGGAAGCTCGAGGATGACGGGCGCAACGCCCAGGTGATCAAGACCGTGCGCGGCGGCGGCTACGTGCTGGCGGCGGATGTCGAGCGGGTCTGA
- a CDS encoding ATP-binding protein: MTFRFRILPRSLAARTALVLLAGLVVVQAVGMTIHALDRIDFARLNNEREIGSQVVMIYRTIADVDPPGRDTELQKLHLPSGFRAFLTTEPVLGPLRPANGLMTRVMRHHLEVMPIRSQRRPLQIIIANNLTPADPPDDPGNFDHADRGPASILKPELHPGRLWRDMAPDGTGHDGPPDRFGPRGAAGLLGWHGRRFAIAMQLPDDQRWLTIRFVMPLADPFLSPTLPIAFMVMTIATGLLSVWAVRRLTAPLRTLAIAAEKLGRDVNADPLPENGPTEVATAAIAFNTMASRIRRFVTDRTLLLTAIGHDLRTPITRLKLRSEFIEDEELQAKFLADLDELEAMVSATLAFGRDSADREPMVPLDLKALLSTVLDDAVDGRPQIADSVGFAVPPPSVTVQARSLGLKRALANLVGNAIVYGGGVQVTLLRPEHGHVVILVEDDGPGIAAGQLERVFEPFVRIETSRNRETGGTGLGLSIARNIVRGQGGDITLANRAPHGLRATVTLVA; encoded by the coding sequence TTGACGTTCCGTTTTAGGATCCTGCCGCGCAGCCTTGCGGCACGTACGGCACTCGTCCTTCTCGCGGGCCTGGTGGTGGTCCAGGCCGTCGGCATGACGATCCACGCGCTGGACCGGATCGATTTCGCGCGTCTCAACAACGAGCGCGAGATCGGCAGTCAGGTCGTGATGATCTATCGCACCATCGCCGACGTCGATCCGCCCGGTCGGGACACCGAACTCCAGAAGCTCCACCTGCCGTCCGGCTTCCGTGCCTTCCTCACCACCGAACCCGTGCTGGGCCCGTTGCGGCCGGCGAACGGCCTGATGACGCGTGTCATGCGCCACCATCTCGAGGTCATGCCGATCCGGTCGCAGCGACGGCCGCTGCAGATCATCATCGCCAACAACCTGACGCCGGCGGACCCTCCGGACGATCCGGGCAACTTCGACCATGCCGATCGAGGTCCGGCCTCGATCCTGAAACCGGAGCTTCACCCGGGCCGGCTCTGGCGCGACATGGCGCCCGACGGGACTGGACATGATGGTCCGCCGGACAGGTTCGGCCCACGCGGAGCGGCGGGACTGCTCGGCTGGCATGGCCGTCGCTTTGCCATCGCGATGCAGTTACCCGACGATCAGCGCTGGCTGACCATCCGCTTCGTGATGCCGCTGGCCGACCCGTTCCTGTCACCGACACTGCCGATCGCCTTCATGGTGATGACCATCGCCACCGGACTCCTCAGCGTCTGGGCAGTCCGCCGCCTGACCGCGCCACTTCGCACCCTGGCGATCGCGGCGGAAAAACTGGGACGGGACGTCAATGCCGACCCGCTGCCCGAGAACGGCCCGACCGAGGTCGCGACCGCGGCTATCGCGTTCAACACCATGGCCAGCCGGATCCGGCGCTTCGTCACCGATCGCACGCTGCTGCTGACCGCGATCGGACATGACCTGCGCACGCCGATCACCCGGCTCAAGCTGCGGTCCGAATTCATCGAGGACGAGGAACTGCAGGCCAAGTTCCTGGCCGATCTCGACGAACTCGAAGCCATGGTCTCGGCGACCCTGGCGTTCGGCCGCGACAGCGCCGACCGCGAGCCGATGGTGCCGCTGGACCTCAAGGCGCTGCTGAGCACGGTCCTCGACGATGCGGTCGATGGGCGGCCGCAGATCGCCGATAGCGTCGGGTTCGCAGTCCCGCCACCTTCGGTCACCGTCCAGGCGCGGTCGCTCGGCCTGAAGCGGGCGCTGGCCAACCTGGTCGGCAATGCGATCGTCTATGGTGGTGGCGTGCAGGTGACGCTGCTGCGGCCCGAACATGGGCATGTCGTGATCCTGGTCGAGGATGACGGCCCGGGGATTGCCGCCGGACAACTCGAGCGGGTGTTCGAGCCATTCGTCCGGATCGAGACGAGCCGCAATCGCGAAACTGGCGGAACCGGGCTGGGGCTGTCGATCGCGCGCAACATCGTGCGTGGCCAGGGCGGCGACATCACGCTGGCCAATCGCGCGCCGCATGGGCTGCGCGCGACGGTGACCCTCGTGGCGTAG
- a CDS encoding MFS transporter, whose protein sequence is MTQSIPRRRWTIGLLLGSGVLVNYFDRISLSVASPQLQTEFHLSPIQIGWLLSGFFWSYALLQIPVGLVLDRYGVKRVNRISTLLWAIASFGTAFVSGFGGIMAARILLGIAEAPGFPASAKATGYWFPRQERALATAIFDAAAKFSNVIGVPLVGLAVVTLGWRWGFVITGVLSLLYFLAFLIIYRDPSEDRLLTPVEHDYIITGGATPEGPAPGGEIRLLGSLLRNRKVWGLTIGFSAYGYSFYLFLTWLPNYLVQTMHMGILKSSGFAAIPWACATISDLIVGGWLIDRLIAGGHDETVVRKSVLVGGMLLGLAVFGATLTRDPMWAIVWISIALSGLAAAAPVGWSIPSLIAPQGGTATIGSIMNFFNNLMGVVAPVATGYAVAYSGSYTTSFLIAGIVLLVGIVSYVVVLGRLEPIA, encoded by the coding sequence GTGACTCAAAGTATTCCCCGGCGCCGCTGGACGATCGGTCTGCTGCTCGGCTCCGGTGTCCTGGTCAATTATTTCGACCGTATCAGCCTGTCGGTCGCCTCGCCGCAACTGCAGACGGAATTCCATCTCAGCCCGATCCAGATCGGCTGGCTGCTCAGCGGGTTCTTCTGGTCCTATGCATTGCTGCAGATCCCGGTCGGCCTGGTGCTGGACCGGTACGGTGTGAAACGGGTTAACCGCATCAGTACTCTGCTGTGGGCGATCGCCTCGTTCGGCACCGCCTTCGTCAGCGGGTTCGGCGGCATCATGGCAGCCCGCATCCTGCTCGGGATCGCCGAGGCGCCCGGCTTTCCGGCCAGCGCCAAGGCGACGGGATACTGGTTTCCGCGCCAGGAACGCGCGCTCGCGACGGCGATATTCGATGCCGCAGCCAAGTTCTCGAACGTGATCGGCGTGCCCTTGGTCGGGCTGGCTGTGGTGACGCTCGGCTGGCGCTGGGGGTTCGTGATCACCGGCGTCCTGAGCCTGCTCTATTTCCTTGCGTTCCTGATCATCTATCGCGACCCCAGCGAGGATCGGCTGCTGACACCTGTCGAGCACGACTACATCATTACAGGCGGTGCGACGCCCGAGGGTCCGGCGCCCGGTGGCGAGATCAGGCTTCTCGGCAGCCTGTTGCGCAATCGCAAGGTCTGGGGCCTGACTATCGGCTTCTCGGCCTACGGATATTCCTTCTACCTGTTCCTGACCTGGCTGCCGAACTACCTGGTGCAGACCATGCACATGGGCATCCTGAAATCCTCCGGCTTCGCGGCGATCCCCTGGGCATGCGCCACGATATCCGATCTGATCGTCGGCGGCTGGCTGATCGACCGGTTGATCGCCGGCGGCCACGACGAGACCGTGGTGCGCAAGAGCGTACTGGTCGGCGGGATGCTGCTCGGCCTGGCAGTGTTCGGGGCAACGCTGACACGCGATCCGATGTGGGCGATCGTCTGGATTTCGATCGCACTGAGCGGGCTCGCGGCAGCGGCGCCTGTGGGATGGTCGATCCCGTCGTTGATCGCACCGCAGGGCGGCACCGCAACGATCGGCAGCATCATGAACTTCTTCAACAACCTGATGGGAGTCGTCGCACCGGTGGCGACCGGCTATGCCGTCGCCTATTCCGGGTCCTACACGACGAGTTTCCTGATTGCCGGGATCGTCCTGCTGGTCGGTATCGTCTCCTACGTCGTCGTGCTGGGTCGCCTGGAGCCGATCGCCTAG
- a CDS encoding YqaA family protein: MLKRLYARILALSATPAAPFWLAAIAVAEGSFFPVPPDLLLIPMVLARRDRAWVLAAICTLASLCGGAIGWVIGAEMIQLATRLIHFYHAEHALEVYRLRFAQYGFYVILLKGLTPIPYKIIAIAAGAAHYSLPLFLLASLITRGFRFFLVAGLLRQFGAPIQDFIERRLTLLALAFAVLIVVGVLVALRV, encoded by the coding sequence ATGCTCAAGCGGCTTTATGCACGCATCCTGGCTCTCTCCGCGACGCCGGCGGCGCCATTCTGGCTGGCCGCAATCGCCGTGGCCGAGGGCAGCTTCTTTCCGGTACCGCCCGACCTGCTGCTAATCCCGATGGTGCTGGCGCGACGCGACCGCGCATGGGTTCTGGCTGCGATTTGCACGCTCGCCAGCTTGTGCGGCGGTGCGATCGGCTGGGTGATCGGTGCCGAAATGATCCAGTTGGCGACACGGCTGATCCATTTCTATCATGCCGAGCATGCGCTGGAAGTGTATCGGCTGCGCTTCGCCCAATACGGTTTCTACGTGATCCTGCTGAAGGGTCTGACGCCGATCCCATACAAGATCATCGCGATCGCCGCCGGTGCGGCACATTACAGCCTGCCGCTGTTCCTGCTTGCGAGCCTGATCACCCGCGGTTTCCGGTTCTTCCTGGTGGCCGGATTGTTGCGTCAGTTCGGCGCACCGATCCAGGACTTTATCGAGCGGCGGCTGACGCTGCTGGCACTGGCATTCGCGGTTCTGATCGTTGTCGGTGTTCTTGTTGCCTTGCGCGTGTAG
- a CDS encoding 4-(cytidine 5'-diphospho)-2-C-methyl-D-erythritol kinase — translation MTGQERPLLERAHAKINLYLHVVGRRDDGYHRLDSLAVFAGAHDVLTAEPAQALSLGLTGPFAAGLRDEDTAANLVMRAARLLQAEAGHGAGAAIRLEKTLPIASGIGGGSADAAAALRLLRRLWNADGVDEARLAGLAATLGADVPVCLPQRAARMGGIGEELRPAPVLPDCFMVLVNCGVAVSTPAVFRARAPGFRAPADLPAGWTDLGAMADDLTRLANDLEPAAMALCPPIVEVLAAIVAQSGCRLARMSGSGATCFGLFTAEHEALDAARALARPGWWVWGGPLAGT, via the coding sequence ATGACCGGTCAGGAGAGGCCGCTCCTCGAGCGGGCGCACGCCAAGATCAATCTCTATCTGCATGTCGTCGGCCGGCGGGACGATGGCTACCACCGGCTCGACAGCCTGGCGGTATTCGCCGGCGCGCACGACGTGCTGACCGCGGAACCGGCGCAGGCCCTGTCGCTTGGCCTGACTGGCCCGTTTGCCGCGGGGCTCCGCGACGAGGATACCGCCGCCAACCTGGTGATGCGCGCGGCGCGGCTGCTCCAGGCCGAGGCCGGGCACGGGGCCGGTGCCGCGATCCGGCTGGAAAAGACCCTGCCGATCGCCTCGGGGATCGGCGGCGGCTCCGCCGATGCGGCGGCGGCACTGCGCCTGCTGCGTCGGCTGTGGAACGCCGATGGCGTCGATGAGGCGAGGCTGGCCGGCCTGGCCGCCACACTCGGTGCCGACGTTCCGGTCTGCCTGCCGCAGCGTGCGGCGCGGATGGGCGGGATCGGCGAGGAACTGCGGCCGGCGCCGGTGCTGCCGGATTGCTTCATGGTGCTGGTGAATTGCGGCGTCGCGGTGTCGACCCCCGCCGTGTTCAGGGCGCGCGCGCCCGGGTTCAGGGCACCGGCCGACCTCCCTGCCGGCTGGACCGATCTGGGCGCCATGGCGGACGACCTCACCCGGCTCGCCAACGATCTCGAGCCTGCCGCGATGGCTTTATGTCCGCCGATCGTCGAGGTGCTGGCGGCGATCGTCGCGCAATCCGGCTGCAGGCTCGCCCGCATGAGCGGCTCGGGCGCCACCTGTTTCGGCCTGTTCACTGCGGAACACGAAGCGCTGGATGCGGCGCGGGCGCTGGCTCGCCCGGGCTGGTGGGTGTGGGGCGGACCACTGGCCGGAACCTGA
- a CDS encoding tetratricopeptide repeat protein yields MQLPLAVRTALFVGPLLLSTAIADPAPASPAIVADRAKADPGATASGSVPGTSGAHRREQALGSYLAGTVAGHLGDSATAADLLLDALAHDPGEPLLLQPAFLFSALAGRPQAPQLASRVEPSLIAQLVLGNDAAMRGDWDVASREFSTLPPSPLNDAIRPLLLAWAQQGAGHTDLALATLSGVASAGPLASAAALQAAMIADLAGRKEAASNLYRTAQAVFPGANLALVQALGSFLVRNGHAVEAQAMVHDLSQQISVLGMVEPGIVASLGNPVVASPRQGLARAYLAIASILQEQGPGAKEATAFILRFALDLQPDLTAAKLMLAELLAPDHANAAIDALANVGAADPLAPLVDLRTATLLAVTGRRAESRTRLEALVKAYPKRPEPAQSLGDVLSDSKLYGPAVVAYDTAIADRQALTGKALAGNDWQLLFSRAVAFDRQNQWPRAQADLEHALALAPAEPYILNYLGYSLVERHQDLKQARQLIQRALDSKPDDGSIRDSLGWVMLRQDDVPGAVTTLERAAEQIPEDPTVNYHLGAAYWAAGRRVEAEDQWRWALVLHPEPEDAAKIRDALKKADLGLASPEPAVKPHR; encoded by the coding sequence ATGCAACTCCCGCTCGCCGTGCGCACCGCCCTGTTTGTCGGGCCCCTCCTCCTGTCGACCGCGATCGCTGATCCGGCGCCGGCATCACCCGCCATTGTCGCGGATCGGGCGAAGGCCGATCCCGGTGCAACCGCATCGGGTTCGGTGCCGGGCACGTCGGGAGCTCACCGGCGGGAGCAGGCGCTCGGCTCCTATCTCGCCGGCACGGTCGCCGGTCATCTGGGCGACAGCGCGACGGCGGCCGACCTGCTGCTGGACGCCCTGGCGCATGATCCGGGCGAACCGTTGCTGCTGCAGCCGGCGTTCCTGTTCTCCGCACTGGCTGGGCGGCCGCAGGCGCCGCAACTGGCGTCGCGGGTCGAGCCGAGCCTGATCGCGCAGCTGGTCCTTGGCAACGATGCGGCGATGCGCGGCGACTGGGATGTAGCCTCGCGGGAGTTCTCCACACTGCCCCCGTCGCCGCTGAACGATGCCATTCGGCCGCTCCTGCTCGCCTGGGCGCAGCAGGGCGCCGGCCACACCGATCTTGCCCTGGCCACCCTATCCGGAGTCGCGAGCGCCGGACCGCTTGCCAGCGCAGCCGCCTTGCAGGCGGCGATGATCGCCGACTTGGCCGGCCGCAAGGAAGCCGCATCGAACCTCTATCGCACCGCGCAGGCGGTGTTCCCGGGTGCGAACCTCGCGCTGGTGCAGGCGCTGGGCAGCTTCCTGGTGCGCAACGGCCACGCCGTCGAGGCGCAGGCCATGGTGCATGACCTTTCGCAGCAGATCAGCGTGCTCGGGATGGTCGAGCCGGGGATCGTCGCCTCGCTCGGCAACCCGGTGGTCGCCAGCCCCCGCCAGGGGTTGGCACGCGCCTATCTCGCAATCGCCTCGATCCTGCAGGAGCAGGGACCCGGGGCCAAGGAGGCGACCGCCTTCATCCTGCGGTTCGCGCTGGACCTGCAGCCCGACCTGACCGCGGCCAAGCTCATGCTGGCGGAGCTGCTGGCACCGGACCACGCCAATGCGGCGATCGATGCGCTGGCGAATGTCGGTGCGGCCGATCCGCTGGCGCCGCTGGTCGATCTGCGAACCGCCACGCTGCTGGCCGTAACGGGCCGGCGGGCCGAAAGCCGGACCAGGCTGGAGGCGCTGGTGAAGGCATACCCGAAACGTCCCGAGCCGGCGCAGTCGCTCGGAGACGTGCTGTCGGACAGCAAGCTTTATGGTCCAGCCGTGGTCGCCTACGACACGGCGATCGCCGACCGCCAGGCGCTGACCGGCAAGGCGCTCGCCGGCAACGACTGGCAGTTGCTGTTCTCCCGCGCGGTGGCGTTCGACCGCCAGAACCAGTGGCCGCGTGCACAGGCGGACCTCGAACACGCGCTGGCACTGGCGCCGGCCGAGCCGTACATCCTGAATTATCTCGGCTACAGCCTGGTCGAGCGCCATCAGGACCTGAAGCAGGCCCGGCAGCTTATCCAGCGGGCCCTCGACAGCAAGCCGGATGACGGCTCGATCCGCGACAGCCTGGGCTGGGTGATGCTGCGCCAGGACGACGTGCCGGGTGCCGTGACCACGCTCGAGCGCGCGGCCGAACAGATCCCCGAGGATCCGACGGTGAATTATCACCTGGGCGCTGCCTATTGGGCAGCCGGACGCCGGGTGGAGGCCGAGGATCAATGGCGCTGGGCGCTGGTGCTGCATCCGGAGCCGGAGGATGCGGCGAAAATCCGCGACGCGCTGAAGAAGGCCGACCTGGGGCTCGCGTCGCCGGAACCCGCCGTCAAGCCGCATCGCTGA
- a CDS encoding uracil-DNA glycosylase — translation MHNSPKLARDGICANHARLQQGGPGLDALALLKLQIEWGADEALEPDPIDRLAAHRLRAQPAGPGDSQPPVSVIVGPAPLARRAVPVPAAPVAPAARNAQVALARKVANAAGDIPALRAAIASFEGCSLRDTATHLVFAEGDASSGLVIVGEVPNAEEDRAGHPFAGRPGQLLDRMLDSIGLDRAGVLLVPLIPWRPPGDRPPSDLELAICKPFLDRLLVLARPNRLLLMGSRPAKLLANTTIRANAGWQDIAAAGPDAGPIPMLAMRHPSYLLSHPTARRDSWTALLLLRRTLDRNLKKEQLSDQSCVSHLAENSQS, via the coding sequence TTGCATAATAGCCCCAAGCTAGCGCGCGACGGCATCTGCGCCAACCACGCACGACTGCAACAGGGAGGACCGGGATTGGATGCACTGGCACTTCTGAAGCTGCAGATCGAATGGGGCGCGGACGAAGCACTCGAACCTGATCCGATCGACCGGCTGGCCGCCCACCGGCTTCGCGCTCAGCCTGCCGGGCCTGGCGATTCGCAACCGCCGGTGTCCGTGATCGTGGGACCTGCCCCTCTCGCTCGACGGGCGGTGCCGGTGCCGGCTGCTCCCGTGGCACCGGCAGCCAGGAACGCGCAGGTCGCGCTGGCGCGCAAAGTCGCCAACGCGGCAGGGGATATCCCGGCACTGCGCGCGGCGATCGCGAGTTTCGAGGGCTGCAGCCTTCGCGATACCGCGACACACCTGGTCTTCGCCGAGGGCGATGCGTCCAGCGGACTGGTGATCGTCGGTGAAGTGCCGAACGCCGAGGAGGACCGCGCCGGCCATCCGTTCGCCGGCCGTCCGGGCCAGTTGCTCGACCGCATGCTCGACAGCATCGGGCTCGATCGCGCCGGGGTGCTGCTGGTGCCGTTGATCCCGTGGCGGCCACCGGGCGACCGGCCGCCGAGTGACCTCGAGCTCGCGATCTGCAAGCCGTTCCTGGACCGCCTGCTTGTACTGGCGCGGCCGAACCGGCTGCTGCTGATGGGAAGCCGGCCAGCCAAGCTGCTGGCGAACACCACCATCCGTGCAAACGCCGGCTGGCAGGATATTGCGGCGGCCGGCCCGGACGCTGGCCCCATTCCGATGCTGGCGATGCGTCACCCGAGCTACCTGCTGAGCCATCCGACGGCCCGTCGCGACAGCTGGACCGCGCTCCTGCTCTTGAGACGAACGCTCGACCGGAATCTAAAAAAAGAGCAACTCTCAGATCAAAGTTGCGTGTCGCATTTGGCGGAAAACAGCCAATCCTAA